Genomic segment of Pseudomonadota bacterium:
ATTATTTTGCTGTTCCTGCTCTTTAATCCGGGACAGGGAAAGGCCCTGCCGATAGTTTTTATACTGGCAGCCGGTGTTATCGGCGGAAATATAATCGGTTCGCAAGCAGGTCCTTTCATCCTCCGACACTTCTTTTCTATCAACATCGATGTACTACAGGAGGGTCACCATCTTAAAACCGTTGTTATGGCGCTTGTTTTCGGCGGCGCAGCCACGTATTTCTTTTATTCCAGGGCACAGCTAAAATCTGTCAGCGAAGCTGCGGAAAAGGAAAGATTCAATCGTCTCACAAGTGAAAAGGCGGTTCTTGAGGGCAATCTGAGGCTGCTTCAGGCACAGATTGAGCCCCATTTTCTTTTTAACACTCTTTCCAATGTTTTAAGCCTCATAGATACAGAACCGGTCAAGGGTAAGTCCATGCTGATGGATCTCATCAGTTATCTCCGAACTTCTCTGTCAAGGACGTTGCCTGAAACAACTACACTGGGTCAGGAAATTGCAATGATCAAGGCATATCTCAATATTCAGCAAATCAGGATGGGCGAGAGACTGAGTTTTACTATCGATATTCCAGATACAATCAGGGAACATCCTTTTCCTCCCATGTTGCTTCAGCCTCTGGTTGAAAATGCTATAAAGCACGGACTTGAACCCAGCATTGATGGCGGAGAAATATTGATTAAGGCTATTGAAGTAAATAACCTGATAAGAGTAGCAGTCCTGGATACAGGCTCCGGGTTTTCTTCGGAAAACAAAACCGGGGTAGGCATCAGAAACGTGAGGGAGCGTATTAAATTACTCTATGGAGAAAAAGGACGTTTTATCATAGAAGAGAACAGACCGAATGGTGTAAGAGCTATCATTGAGGTGCCGAAGCATGATCTATAAGGCTATCATTGCCGATGATGAAAAAGAGTTGAGAATATATCTCAAATCAATGTTATCGGAGGTTTGGCCCGAACTTGTGATATGCGGCGAGGCTCAAAACGGCAGGGAAACCCTTGCATTAGTGGAATCATTGAAGCCTCAGATCGCCTTTCTTGACATCAAAATGCCAGGTTTTTCAGGTATGGAAGTGGCAAAGAGTATCGCAGGCATCAGCCGCATTGTATTTATCACTGCCTATGACCAGTATGCGGTAGAGGCTTTTGAGCGAGAAGCTGTTGATTATCTCTTAAAACCTGTATCAAAGGACAGACTGATTCAGACAGTTGAGCGCCT
This window contains:
- a CDS encoding histidine kinase, whose amino-acid sequence is MRKHLDARHILLDYLYTIIISVLIALFLTIVGISKPFLPNLVMSLSFGVSICTLIILLFLLFNPGQGKALPIVFILAAGVIGGNIIGSQAGPFILRHFFSINIDVLQEGHHLKTVVMALVFGGAATYFFYSRAQLKSVSEAAEKERFNRLTSEKAVLEGNLRLLQAQIEPHFLFNTLSNVLSLIDTEPVKGKSMLMDLISYLRTSLSRTLPETTTLGQEIAMIKAYLNIQQIRMGERLSFTIDIPDTIREHPFPPMLLQPLVENAIKHGLEPSIDGGEILIKAIEVNNLIRVAVLDTGSGFSSENKTGVGIRNVRERIKLLYGEKGRFIIEENRPNGVRAIIEVPKHDL